A portion of the Bdellovibrio bacteriovorus genome contains these proteins:
- a CDS encoding uroporphyrinogen decarboxylase family protein, which produces MNTLFQNALKRTPQAVPPIWFMRQAGRYHKHYQALRAQNSFEDLCKKPELAAQVALGPVEEFDFDVSILFSDILFPLEALGMGLQYTDHGPQLGFRLDSQSASRLGDVDKAVKFMHFQKEAVLATRAVLPSNKSLIGFVGGLWTLFVYAVEGSHAGSLIQSKAQIHLFKTFLEKMYPLIKENIRLQLEGGVEIVMIFDTAAGEVSPAFFQEWIQPVIARLAQEYPGKIGYYSKGTQPVFFNKEFTSLPWAGQGFDHRCFLPECFTVQNKGFVQGNFDQGLLFMEESDFKKALQTFIAPFKDMSLEQRAGWVCGLGHGVLPKTPEKHVKMFVDTVRKELSR; this is translated from the coding sequence ATGAATACCCTTTTCCAAAACGCTTTAAAAAGAACACCCCAAGCCGTGCCTCCGATTTGGTTTATGCGCCAAGCAGGTCGTTACCACAAACATTATCAAGCCTTGCGCGCGCAGAATTCTTTTGAAGACTTGTGTAAAAAACCGGAACTTGCGGCGCAAGTAGCCTTGGGTCCGGTGGAAGAATTTGATTTTGACGTTTCTATCTTGTTCAGTGACATCCTTTTTCCTTTAGAGGCCCTGGGCATGGGCTTGCAATACACAGATCACGGGCCGCAACTGGGTTTCCGTTTGGATTCCCAAAGCGCTTCTCGTCTGGGGGATGTGGATAAAGCTGTGAAGTTCATGCACTTCCAAAAAGAAGCCGTCCTAGCCACGCGCGCGGTGTTGCCTTCAAACAAAAGTTTGATCGGCTTTGTCGGCGGTCTTTGGACGCTGTTCGTTTACGCTGTTGAAGGATCCCACGCCGGATCTTTGATTCAATCTAAAGCGCAGATTCACTTGTTTAAAACTTTCTTAGAAAAAATGTATCCTTTGATCAAAGAAAACATCCGCCTGCAGCTGGAAGGTGGAGTAGAAATCGTGATGATCTTTGATACGGCGGCCGGCGAGGTTTCGCCCGCCTTCTTCCAAGAGTGGATCCAACCGGTGATTGCGCGATTGGCACAAGAATACCCAGGTAAAATTGGTTACTATTCAAAAGGAACACAGCCTGTGTTTTTTAATAAAGAATTCACCAGCCTTCCATGGGCGGGGCAAGGTTTTGATCACCGCTGCTTCTTGCCAGAATGTTTCACCGTGCAAAACAAAGGTTTTGTGCAAGGAAACTTCGATCAGGGGCTTTTATTTATGGAAGAATCTGATTTCAAAAAAGCGCTGCAAACTTTCATCGCACCCTTTAAAGACATGTCTTTAGAACAACGTGCGGGCTGGGTTTGCGGCTTAGGTCATGGCGTTTTACCTAAGACACCTGAAAAACATGTGAAGATGTTTGTGGATACCGTGCGAAAGGAGCTTTCACGATGA
- the hemC gene encoding hydroxymethylbilane synthase, whose translation MRLKISARKSDLARLQAYMVGDALKDAHPGLEIEYKFKESLGDKNLTDPLWKIPEKGVFTEDFYGELIRGETDLVVHSWKDLPTEVKTDTAIVATMPRADQRDLLLVKKSHFEKIRAAKALRVFSSSPRREYNLTPFFKTHLPFGLESVSFESVRGNIPTRIRKLLESDEVNGLIVAKAALDRLLSAPAEEFREVQALLKSYLDQLQWAVLPLNINPNAAAQGALAVEILATRSDLRELLTPIHDQETYECAIKERALLASFGGGCHQKIGVAVLARPYGELTVLRGLTDDGRVLETRRLDLKNEPPKFPEAALWSGEMKAERTRHSIVTVDASLNAFYVARAEAWTDGIEETGYVWTAGTKTWKNLAQDGIWVHGCSESLGEQENPRIDILAGKPLKWAKLSHDDGFDNKDSAFDLVSTYSLKVLSGDPNFAGKECFFWNSGTQFLHAVKEDASILTKHHACGPGNTSKVIRAYLEKNNAFDPNRLHVFLDQEDWRHQCTI comes from the coding sequence ATGCGCCTAAAAATCTCAGCTCGAAAGAGTGATCTTGCCCGTCTTCAAGCCTATATGGTCGGAGACGCTCTGAAAGACGCTCATCCTGGTTTAGAAATCGAATACAAATTCAAAGAATCTTTAGGAGATAAAAACCTGACAGATCCTTTATGGAAAATTCCGGAAAAAGGTGTTTTCACCGAAGACTTTTATGGCGAGCTGATCCGGGGTGAAACTGATCTTGTCGTGCATTCTTGGAAAGATCTTCCGACAGAAGTAAAAACGGACACCGCCATCGTGGCGACGATGCCACGTGCGGATCAACGCGATCTTTTGCTTGTTAAAAAATCTCACTTCGAAAAAATTCGTGCAGCAAAAGCCCTCCGCGTGTTTAGTTCTTCCCCTCGTCGCGAATACAATCTGACGCCGTTTTTTAAAACTCACCTGCCATTTGGTTTGGAATCCGTCAGTTTTGAAAGTGTGCGCGGGAACATCCCGACACGCATTCGCAAGCTTTTAGAAAGTGATGAGGTGAATGGACTGATCGTGGCAAAGGCTGCTTTAGACCGTTTGCTTTCGGCACCAGCCGAAGAGTTCCGCGAAGTACAAGCCTTGCTAAAATCTTATTTGGATCAGCTTCAATGGGCCGTGTTGCCTTTAAATATCAATCCCAATGCAGCAGCTCAAGGCGCTTTGGCCGTAGAAATCTTAGCGACACGTTCCGATCTGCGCGAATTGCTAACACCTATTCATGATCAAGAGACTTACGAGTGTGCGATCAAAGAACGCGCCCTGCTGGCCAGCTTTGGTGGGGGATGCCATCAAAAAATTGGGGTCGCTGTTTTAGCAAGACCTTATGGCGAGCTGACGGTGCTGCGCGGACTGACCGATGACGGTCGAGTTTTAGAAACTCGTCGCCTGGATTTGAAAAACGAACCGCCGAAATTTCCCGAGGCCGCTTTGTGGTCGGGTGAAATGAAAGCAGAACGCACTCGCCATTCAATCGTGACGGTCGACGCGTCTTTAAATGCTTTTTACGTCGCGCGTGCCGAAGCGTGGACCGATGGCATCGAAGAAACGGGATATGTGTGGACGGCGGGCACAAAAACCTGGAAGAACTTGGCTCAAGATGGCATCTGGGTTCATGGATGCTCTGAAAGCTTGGGCGAGCAAGAAAATCCCCGGATTGATATCTTGGCCGGAAAACCATTGAAGTGGGCCAAGCTTTCTCATGATGACGGTTTTGATAACAAAGACTCCGCTTTCGATCTTGTTTCGACCTATTCTTTAAAAGTTCTTTCGGGCGACCCAAATTTCGCCGGGAAAGAATGCTTCTTCTGGAATAGCGGCACCCAATTCTTACATGCCGTCAAAGAAGACGCTTCGATTTTAACAAAACATCACGCGTGTGGCCCGGGGAATACCTCGAAAGTCATTCGCGCTTATCTAGAAAAAAATAACGCCTTTGACCCGAACCGTTTGCATGTGTTTTTGGATCAAGAGGACTGGAGACATCAATGCACAATCTAA
- a CDS encoding response regulator transcription factor: protein MRKLLLVEDDVSLGTTLLERLQKDYEVAWAKTLAEAWSTFTKTRDFDLIVLDVGLPDGNGFELAEKIKKISPALFVFLTAQADAESRLRGFELGAEEYIPKPFHLKELLIRVKHVLEAHAPAKELVLESCTVNFATMSVQRKSGQIEYPPVTDIKILQMLVEKSPRVLSRDDIMNEIWGVDKNPSHRTIDNIIVRLRHLLGDEGEKHIRSVRGVGYQWATEETT, encoded by the coding sequence ATGAGAAAACTCCTTTTAGTCGAAGACGATGTTTCCCTAGGAACCACTCTTTTAGAACGTCTGCAAAAAGACTATGAAGTAGCTTGGGCAAAAACTTTGGCGGAAGCCTGGAGCACGTTCACCAAAACCCGCGATTTTGATTTGATCGTCTTAGACGTGGGCTTGCCCGACGGAAATGGCTTTGAACTGGCAGAAAAAATTAAAAAGATCTCTCCGGCTTTATTTGTCTTCCTGACTGCGCAAGCCGATGCAGAATCTCGCTTGCGTGGCTTTGAATTAGGCGCGGAAGAATACATTCCAAAACCTTTCCACTTAAAAGAACTTTTGATTCGCGTAAAACACGTCTTAGAGGCGCATGCGCCTGCTAAAGAGTTGGTATTAGAATCCTGCACCGTGAACTTTGCTACCATGTCGGTGCAAAGAAAATCCGGACAAATAGAATACCCACCGGTCACCGATATTAAGATTTTACAAATGCTTGTGGAAAAATCTCCGCGAGTGCTAAGCCGCGATGACATCATGAATGAAATCTGGGGGGTCGATAAGAACCCAAGTCATCGCACCATCGACAACATCATCGTCCGCCTTCGTCATCTCTTGGGTGATGAGGGGGAAAAACACATCCGCTCGGTGCGTGGTGTGGGCTATCAATGGGCCACGGAGGAAACCACATGA
- the hemH gene encoding ferrochelatase yields the protein MAKKGVLLLNIGSPESYQVQDVKTYLLNFLMDRDVIDLPWIVRYPLVNWIIVPKRAPFSAANYKKVWMEGEGSPLTVFSDRFAKKLQTALGSEYSVKVGMRYAEPTIDRALAEFSSEGLKDLLIVPMFPQYAEATTGSSVKYTLNQIQKRGGHLNTQVLPAFFDEECFINPSADLARQTVSGKEVDHFLFSFHGLPESHVKKIEGCLITPDCCLQKNACAKNCYRAQCFASAQAIANRLGLQKNQWSVSFQSRLGRAEWLKPSTEHSIQELAKRGLKSIAVICPSFVADCIETLEEIGIGGEEVFHEHGGKEFNLVPCVNENDAWVSGFAELIKN from the coding sequence GTGGCTAAAAAAGGTGTTTTATTACTTAATATCGGCAGCCCAGAATCTTACCAAGTTCAGGATGTGAAAACGTATTTGCTGAACTTCCTGATGGATCGTGACGTGATTGATTTACCATGGATTGTTCGTTACCCCTTGGTGAATTGGATCATCGTCCCCAAACGCGCGCCTTTTTCTGCCGCCAACTACAAGAAAGTCTGGATGGAAGGCGAAGGCTCTCCGTTAACTGTTTTTAGTGATCGTTTTGCCAAAAAACTTCAAACCGCTCTGGGTTCTGAATATTCCGTCAAAGTGGGTATGCGCTATGCTGAGCCCACCATTGATCGCGCGTTGGCTGAATTTTCCTCTGAAGGCCTGAAGGACTTACTTATCGTTCCGATGTTCCCTCAATATGCCGAGGCGACAACAGGCTCTTCAGTGAAATATACGTTAAATCAAATTCAAAAAAGGGGAGGCCACTTAAACACCCAAGTTCTGCCGGCATTTTTTGATGAGGAATGCTTTATCAATCCGTCCGCCGATCTGGCACGACAAACTGTTTCCGGTAAAGAGGTCGATCATTTTCTATTTTCATTTCACGGGCTCCCTGAAAGTCACGTCAAAAAAATCGAAGGCTGCCTGATCACGCCGGACTGCTGTTTGCAAAAAAATGCGTGCGCTAAAAACTGTTATCGGGCGCAATGTTTTGCCTCTGCCCAGGCCATCGCGAACCGCTTGGGATTGCAAAAAAATCAATGGAGCGTTTCATTTCAGTCCCGTCTCGGTCGCGCCGAATGGTTAAAACCTTCCACGGAGCATTCCATCCAGGAATTGGCAAAAAGAGGGCTTAAAAGTATAGCTGTCATCTGCCCGAGCTTCGTCGCAGATTGCATTGAAACCCTAGAAGAAATCGGCATCGGTGGTGAAGAAGTCTTTCATGAACATGGGGGAAAAGAATTCAATCTTGTCCCGTGCGTGAATGAAAATGACGCTTGGGTTTCAGGATTTGCAGAGCTTATTAAAAATTAA
- a CDS encoding glutamate-1-semialdehyde 2,1-aminomutase has product MHNLSSDELFKRALKITPGGVHSPVRSFKGLDRAPVFFKKAEGAYLTSVEDKKYIDFCQSFGPLILGHLDADVKEEVHRMIDTAWTFGATEIYSLELAEWITSTLPFMEKLRFVSSGTEAVMSALRVARAATGRNKILKFEGCYHGHVDNLLVKAGSGLAGAAASSSAGISEETARQTVVAPLDDEAALEQVFQAQGKDIAAVIIEPLPANYGLLVQRPEFLKKVADLCKKNGSLLIFDEVISGFRVGLKGMVEVTGITPDLVTYGKIIGGGFPVGCYGGKADLMNLVAPSGDVYQAGTLSANPVGMRAGLVTLKKMQRLDGWNVLEQRTNKFVHALREGFAKKGSDLQVSAQASLFWIHGKTSSPIRSIDHIPKTQSGDFKGLFLRSLDKGVYLAPNAYEVGFVSMAHTDEILNQAASLIVESL; this is encoded by the coding sequence ATGCACAATCTAAGTTCTGATGAACTGTTTAAACGCGCTTTAAAAATCACTCCGGGCGGAGTTCACTCTCCCGTTCGTTCGTTTAAGGGTCTAGATCGTGCACCTGTTTTCTTTAAAAAAGCCGAAGGGGCTTATTTGACTTCCGTGGAAGACAAAAAGTACATCGATTTTTGCCAAAGCTTTGGCCCGTTGATTTTGGGTCACTTGGATGCCGACGTGAAAGAAGAAGTTCATCGCATGATCGACACCGCGTGGACTTTTGGGGCGACCGAAATTTATTCTTTAGAACTAGCTGAATGGATCACCAGCACTTTGCCCTTCATGGAAAAGCTGCGCTTTGTTTCTTCAGGTACCGAAGCCGTGATGAGTGCATTGCGTGTGGCCCGCGCGGCTACCGGTCGCAATAAAATTTTGAAATTTGAAGGCTGTTATCACGGTCACGTCGACAACTTGCTAGTAAAAGCCGGCAGCGGCCTTGCGGGGGCGGCGGCCTCTTCTTCGGCAGGAATTTCTGAAGAAACGGCTCGCCAAACAGTCGTAGCACCTTTAGATGATGAAGCCGCTTTGGAACAAGTCTTCCAAGCTCAAGGTAAAGATATCGCCGCTGTTATTATTGAACCACTTCCAGCCAATTACGGTCTATTAGTTCAGCGCCCAGAATTTTTAAAAAAGGTTGCAGATCTTTGCAAAAAGAATGGCAGCTTGTTGATCTTTGACGAAGTTATTTCTGGTTTCCGTGTGGGCCTTAAGGGCATGGTCGAAGTGACCGGCATTACTCCGGATCTTGTGACTTACGGAAAAATCATTGGGGGCGGCTTCCCCGTCGGTTGTTACGGCGGCAAAGCTGATCTTATGAACTTGGTCGCACCAAGTGGTGATGTTTATCAAGCCGGGACCTTAAGCGCCAATCCTGTCGGGATGCGGGCGGGTCTTGTGACGTTAAAGAAAATGCAACGCCTGGATGGTTGGAATGTTTTAGAGCAAAGAACAAACAAATTCGTACACGCTTTGCGCGAGGGATTTGCGAAAAAAGGTTCGGACCTGCAAGTCAGTGCGCAAGCTTCTTTGTTCTGGATTCATGGCAAGACCTCTTCGCCAATCCGTTCGATTGATCATATTCCTAAAACTCAAAGCGGGGATTTCAAAGGTTTGTTCTTGCGTTCATTGGATAAAGGCGTTTACCTAGCCCCCAATGCTTATGAGGTGGGTTTTGTTTCTATGGCCCATACAGATGAAATCTTAAATCAAGCCGCCAGCTTGATTGTGGAATCTCTTTAA
- a CDS encoding protoporphyrinogen/coproporphyrinogen oxidase: MSKHVHVIGAGFAGLTVSLRLAQKGFTVDLYESSSRVGGLLGTENTEHGLAERAANALIRTYKAEELFNELGLTSVVPLEDSKRRFIFRDKPKRWPLTILETFATAFRFLPSFIFNKPSVFPRANETLHNWGERHLGPAAARYLLGPAMQGIYATGAEHLSSELILGPSFRRKTKSGAFRGLLTGTNGMQGLVDALEEKLKSLGVKIHLNTQVNVSELQGPVVIATSSTAAAKILETAEPHTAKLLNRINTASLLSVKLFFKTRQTKYKGFGCLVPQLYGMKTLGVLMNTYIFPDRDKTYNETWILGGNNAGDILDAADSEILKQIAEERFKILGIKDALLDYRLHRWKKALPLYDLELEKVLHELKSQPQGRVFLHGNYLGGIGLSKILDRSDELAEEIANRG, translated from the coding sequence ATGAGCAAGCACGTGCACGTGATCGGGGCGGGCTTTGCCGGCCTCACCGTTTCCTTAAGATTGGCGCAAAAAGGTTTCACGGTCGACCTTTACGAAAGTTCATCGCGCGTCGGTGGACTTTTAGGAACTGAAAACACCGAGCACGGCTTAGCCGAAAGAGCGGCCAACGCCCTCATCCGCACTTATAAAGCTGAAGAACTTTTCAATGAGCTTGGATTAACTTCCGTTGTGCCTTTAGAAGATTCCAAAAGAAGATTTATCTTTCGCGATAAACCAAAGCGCTGGCCTTTAACAATCCTTGAAACCTTCGCCACGGCTTTTCGTTTTTTACCTTCATTTATTTTTAATAAACCCTCGGTCTTTCCACGCGCCAATGAAACTTTGCATAATTGGGGTGAAAGACATTTGGGCCCTGCGGCCGCTAGATATCTTTTAGGCCCTGCCATGCAAGGCATTTACGCCACGGGGGCAGAACACTTAAGTTCAGAACTTATTTTAGGTCCGTCTTTTCGTCGCAAAACAAAAAGCGGAGCTTTCCGAGGTCTTTTGACGGGCACCAATGGCATGCAAGGCCTGGTGGATGCGCTTGAGGAAAAACTAAAGAGCTTGGGCGTAAAAATTCATTTAAACACTCAAGTGAATGTCAGCGAGCTTCAAGGCCCGGTCGTGATCGCGACGTCTAGCACCGCGGCGGCAAAAATTTTAGAAACTGCCGAGCCTCACACCGCAAAGCTTTTAAATCGTATCAATACCGCAAGCCTTTTAAGTGTGAAGCTGTTTTTTAAAACCCGCCAGACGAAATACAAAGGTTTTGGCTGCTTGGTTCCGCAACTTTACGGGATGAAGACTTTAGGGGTTTTGATGAATACCTATATCTTCCCGGATCGCGATAAAACTTATAACGAAACGTGGATCTTAGGTGGCAACAATGCCGGTGATATCTTAGATGCCGCCGACAGTGAAATTTTGAAACAAATTGCCGAAGAACGATTCAAAATCTTAGGCATCAAGGACGCGCTTTTAGATTATCGTTTGCATCGCTGGAAAAAGGCCTTACCACTTTATGATTTGGAACTTGAAAAAGTTCTGCACGAGCTTAAATCCCAACCCCAGGGTCGCGTTTTTTTACATGGGAATTATCTGGGCGGCATTGGCTTAAGCAAAATCTTAGATCGCAGCGATGAATTGGCAGAGGAGATTGCAAACCGTGGCTAA
- the hemN gene encoding oxygen-independent coproporphyrinogen III oxidase, whose translation MKELLAKYDVPAPRYTSYPTVPYWETNPTSDQWVDHLRATLKEQSGSWSLYLHIPYCESLCTFCGCNTIITKDHKKENPYVALILKEWELYVKNVPELLTKPLKHIHLGGGTPTFLSAENLVALIKPILSQVKIDKHDFEGSIEVDPRRTNADQLKALRDLGFNRVSMGVQDFNPEVQRLVNRIQPFEITADLTKSARDMGYTSVNFDLIYGLAKQTAESIRETAEKTVQLRPDRIALYSFALVPWIKPAQRLFKDEDLPKSAEKRELYEIARGVLLKAGYVEVGMDHFALPTDGLSTAMKEHRLHRNFMGYTDQRTDVLLGLGVSSISETPFSFHQNEKVLPLYEACLNEGRLPTLRGHVLTQEDRTRREQILTLMTEFEVKFIDDAQEAGAKEFLHEMIRDSLVEIKDHKLIVKEAGRPFLRNACVYFDERLKSKQPQTKIFSQSI comes from the coding sequence ATGAAAGAACTTTTAGCAAAGTATGACGTACCAGCCCCGCGCTATACGTCCTACCCCACCGTTCCCTATTGGGAAACCAATCCCACGTCAGATCAATGGGTGGATCATTTAAGAGCCACTTTAAAAGAACAATCTGGCAGCTGGAGTTTGTACCTGCATATTCCTTACTGCGAAAGTCTTTGTACTTTTTGTGGTTGCAACACGATCATCACGAAGGATCATAAAAAAGAAAATCCTTATGTTGCATTGATTTTAAAGGAATGGGAGCTGTACGTAAAAAATGTGCCCGAGCTTTTAACCAAGCCCTTAAAGCACATCCACTTAGGTGGTGGTACTCCGACATTCTTGTCAGCAGAAAACCTTGTAGCTTTAATTAAGCCTATTTTATCCCAAGTCAAAATCGACAAACACGATTTTGAAGGCTCGATCGAGGTCGATCCCCGCCGTACCAACGCGGATCAACTAAAAGCTTTAAGAGACCTTGGCTTTAACCGGGTCAGCATGGGCGTGCAAGATTTCAATCCGGAAGTACAACGCCTCGTAAATCGCATTCAGCCTTTTGAAATCACCGCGGACCTTACAAAATCGGCACGCGACATGGGATATACATCTGTGAACTTTGACCTGATCTATGGATTAGCCAAACAAACCGCAGAATCCATTCGTGAAACAGCTGAAAAAACGGTGCAACTGCGCCCGGACCGTATCGCTCTTTACAGCTTTGCCTTGGTCCCTTGGATTAAACCGGCGCAAAGACTTTTTAAAGACGAAGATTTGCCAAAATCTGCGGAAAAACGTGAACTGTACGAAATCGCTCGTGGGGTTTTACTGAAAGCTGGTTATGTGGAAGTCGGTATGGACCATTTTGCTCTTCCGACGGATGGACTTAGTACTGCGATGAAAGAACATCGTTTGCACCGCAACTTTATGGGTTACACCGATCAACGCACCGATGTGCTTTTAGGTTTGGGCGTGTCTTCAATTTCCGAAACACCTTTCAGCTTTCATCAAAATGAAAAAGTGTTGCCGCTGTACGAAGCTTGCCTTAACGAAGGTCGATTACCGACACTTCGCGGTCATGTTCTGACCCAAGAAGATCGGACTCGCCGCGAGCAAATCCTGACTTTAATGACAGAGTTTGAAGTGAAGTTCATTGATGACGCCCAAGAAGCCGGGGCCAAAGAATTCTTGCATGAAATGATTCGCGATTCGCTCGTGGAAATCAAAGATCACAAACTGATCGTGAAAGAAGCAGGGCGCCCGTTCTTACGCAATGCTTGCGTGTACTTTGATGAACGTTTGAAGTCAAAACAACCTCAAACCAAGATCTTTTCACAGTCGATATGA
- a CDS encoding sensor histidine kinase, which translates to MKAQVKTALAIVWFVFTFSLVAWWWVFFLIKLNPDQGVTLEQLQKSHRMFAWEGSILLAAILLGGVALVVFTYRDQKRHERLSFFFATFSHDIKTSIARLRLQAEVLEEDQAGKHPVMKRLIQDIQRLDLQLENSLLLSSLESGTLLSEDISLRDIFSSLRIEFPELSVELEKDALVRGDRRALVSVFKNLLQNSVLHGQASSVKIKVKAAGSSRLELSVEDDGLGFKGEDKKLGSELLKSQDSRSNGIGLYITKRLVTKMNGRIAFDSRGNEGFKVHINIGGKLK; encoded by the coding sequence ATGAAGGCACAAGTTAAGACGGCATTAGCGATCGTATGGTTCGTTTTTACGTTTTCGCTTGTGGCTTGGTGGTGGGTTTTCTTTTTAATTAAACTCAATCCCGATCAAGGCGTGACTTTAGAACAACTGCAAAAATCCCATCGCATGTTTGCCTGGGAAGGCTCTATTTTATTGGCCGCCATTCTTTTAGGTGGCGTGGCTTTAGTTGTTTTCACTTACCGCGATCAAAAACGCCATGAGCGTTTGAGCTTCTTTTTTGCAACTTTCAGTCACGATATTAAAACCTCCATTGCCCGCCTGCGCTTGCAAGCCGAAGTCTTAGAAGAAGACCAAGCCGGTAAACACCCGGTGATGAAGCGCTTGATTCAAGATATCCAACGCCTGGATCTGCAATTAGAAAATTCTCTTTTGCTGTCAAGCTTAGAATCCGGGACCTTGTTAAGCGAAGACATCTCTTTGCGTGATATCTTTAGTTCTTTGCGCATTGAGTTTCCAGAGCTTTCGGTGGAGCTAGAAAAAGATGCTTTGGTGCGCGGTGATCGTCGCGCGCTGGTCAGTGTTTTTAAAAATCTTTTACAGAATTCTGTTCTGCATGGACAAGCAAGTAGCGTAAAAATCAAAGTTAAAGCCGCGGGCTCTTCTCGTTTAGAACTCAGCGTAGAAGATGATGGTTTGGGCTTTAAGGGTGAGGATAAAAAACTAGGATCAGAGCTTTTAAAATCCCAAGATTCACGCAGCAATGGTATTGGTCTTTATATTACCAAGCGACTTGTTACCAAGATGAACGGCAGAATTGCTTTTGATTCCCGTGGAAACGAAGGCTTCAAAGTTCACATTAATATCGGAGGGAAACTGAAATGA
- a CDS encoding CidA/LrgA family protein, whose protein sequence is MPKIKNQVEALSRFINSYLALFFVPAGVGLIEYFDLFGRYGAAMFFTLVISTAITLAVTAWFFNLLLKYFSPEKSHD, encoded by the coding sequence GTGCCAAAAATCAAAAACCAGGTGGAGGCCTTAAGTCGTTTTATTAATTCTTATTTGGCCCTGTTTTTTGTACCAGCGGGGGTGGGCCTGATCGAGTATTTTGATTTATTTGGTCGCTATGGGGCAGCGATGTTTTTTACATTGGTGATAAGCACGGCGATCACCTTGGCCGTGACGGCGTGGTTCTTTAACTTATTGCTAAAATATTTTTCGCCGGAAAAATCCCATGATTGA
- a CDS encoding LrgB family protein has translation MIELFSLIITLGFYLLARKVSERGSHHPLLSPPVLAMIAIIAVLLVFQISYADYFRGVRPIHFMLGPATVSFALPLFLQLSRLRRVLVPLVIALAVGSFVGIFSAVLIGHLLGLPHEILLSLSPKSVTTPIAMGISEKIGGTPALATVFVMITGVAGALMATTVMRLVKVKDPLVQGFAMGLSSHGLGTFRAFQIHEMAGAFAGLAMALNGLMTAILIPLFLHWIP, from the coding sequence ATGATTGAGTTGTTTTCCCTGATCATTACGTTGGGATTTTATCTGCTGGCCCGTAAGGTGAGTGAACGGGGATCTCATCATCCTCTTCTCAGTCCCCCGGTCTTAGCGATGATAGCGATCATTGCGGTGCTTTTAGTTTTTCAGATTTCATACGCGGATTACTTTAGGGGTGTTCGGCCGATTCATTTTATGTTGGGGCCGGCCACCGTCAGTTTTGCGTTGCCGCTATTTTTACAACTGTCGCGCTTGCGCCGAGTTTTGGTTCCGTTAGTCATCGCTTTGGCTGTGGGATCTTTTGTGGGGATCTTTAGTGCGGTTTTAATAGGGCATCTATTAGGTTTGCCTCACGAAATTCTGCTTTCACTGTCCCCGAAATCCGTGACAACACCGATTGCAATGGGGATTTCAGAAAAAATCGGGGGAACACCCGCATTAGCCACGGTCTTTGTGATGATCACCGGAGTGGCCGGGGCGCTTATGGCGACGACCGTGATGCGCTTAGTGAAAGTCAAAGATCCTTTGGTGCAAGGATTTGCTATGGGTCTTTCATCGCATGGTTTGGGAACTTTTAGAGCTTTTCAAATTCATGAAATGGCGGGAGCTTTTGCGGGACTGGCGATGGCTTTAAACGGTCTGATGACAGCGATCTTGATCCCGCTTTTCTTGCATTGGATTCCGTAA
- a CDS encoding ankyrin repeat domain-containing protein, with protein sequence MKHVFIVVALLISLPTWATGTSKKKHTPVMKAAASGQVQELKSLIAKKSNLNTKDKNGNTALFFAISNDHTEAAKILIEGGAELTNFNENGDSALVTAVSFNNTTLIELILKKKPALLNLINPDKQTPLMKAAEVGSVETVRLLVSAGADLKARDKFNRTAYDIAKESQNNESLEFLKPK encoded by the coding sequence ATGAAGCATGTTTTTATCGTAGTTGCTCTTTTAATATCCCTGCCGACATGGGCGACGGGGACCAGCAAGAAAAAACACACACCCGTCATGAAGGCCGCGGCCAGTGGTCAGGTCCAAGAACTAAAATCCCTGATCGCCAAAAAATCAAATCTCAACACCAAAGATAAAAACGGCAACACCGCCCTGTTTTTTGCGATCTCGAACGATCATACCGAAGCCGCTAAGATCTTAATTGAAGGCGGCGCCGAGCTGACGAATTTCAATGAAAACGGCGATTCGGCTTTGGTCACCGCCGTCTCTTTTAATAACACCACGTTGATCGAACTGATCTTAAAGAAAAAACCCGCACTTTTGAACTTGATAAATCCCGATAAGCAAACGCCTTTGATGAAGGCCGCGGAAGTCGGCTCCGTAGAAACGGTGCGATTGCTGGTGAGTGCGGGGGCCGATTTAAAAGCCCGCGACAAATTTAATCGCACGGCTTATGACATCGCGAAAGAATCGCAAAACAATGAGTCCTTGGAATTCTTAAAGCCTAAATAA